In Haloarcula sp. H-GB4, a single genomic region encodes these proteins:
- a CDS encoding prohibitin family protein, with protein MSDIPGPDPDSGSDIDIDVGRGLRIGVSVVVALAVAIALFGGYHQVPEGHVGVQKSFGAVTGDQLQPGAHIIVPVKDSVQDVEIRPRTYTMANTEGEGDRPSQADAVTVQTINGTTVDIDITVRYKIQESDASGFVTEWRTVGQAEERLIRPSVRSQLRDEAAGIQTSEIYTNDGRERLGDAAQQKLESAFEGEALVLEEVQVRTVDLPDSYDQALNDKEIAKQRVEEKKFEIQQAERDKERQEIQAEADARVIEIRGEALRDNPVVLKQQYVQSIDDSDKVILATDDDGTPIILQTGRSRGGNTSSADTGFSTNVTNATAGN; from the coding sequence ATGAGTGACATCCCCGGTCCTGACCCCGATTCCGGGTCAGACATCGACATTGATGTCGGCCGCGGCCTCCGTATCGGAGTCAGCGTCGTTGTCGCCCTCGCCGTCGCAATAGCCCTGTTTGGTGGCTACCATCAGGTCCCCGAAGGCCACGTCGGCGTCCAGAAATCGTTCGGCGCGGTAACCGGTGACCAACTTCAGCCGGGCGCACACATCATCGTGCCAGTCAAGGATTCGGTTCAGGACGTGGAAATCCGGCCACGGACCTACACCATGGCCAACACAGAGGGCGAAGGCGACAGACCGTCACAAGCCGATGCGGTGACCGTCCAGACCATCAATGGGACGACGGTCGACATCGACATCACCGTCCGGTACAAGATCCAAGAATCAGACGCATCAGGATTCGTCACTGAATGGCGGACCGTCGGCCAGGCGGAGGAGCGACTTATCCGACCGTCCGTCCGGTCGCAGCTCCGTGATGAGGCCGCAGGTATCCAGACGAGCGAGATATACACCAACGACGGCCGCGAGCGACTCGGCGATGCGGCACAGCAGAAACTCGAATCCGCGTTCGAGGGCGAAGCGCTCGTCCTCGAAGAGGTGCAGGTTCGGACCGTTGACCTCCCAGACTCGTACGATCAGGCGCTCAACGACAAGGAAATCGCAAAGCAACGCGTCGAAGAGAAGAAATTCGAGATCCAACAGGCCGAACGCGACAAGGAACGGCAGGAGATTCAGGCCGAAGCCGACGCCCGGGTTATCGAGATCCGCGGTGAGGCGCTTCGGGACAACCCGGTCGTGCTGAAACAGCAGTACGTCCAGAGCATCGACGATTCGGATAAGGTCATTCTGGCGACTGACGATGATGGAACACCCATCATCCTGCAGACTGGCCGGAGCAGGGGCGGAAACACTTCCAGCGCCGATACTGGGTTCTCGACGAACGTAACGAACGCGACGGCCGGCAACTGA
- a CDS encoding type IV pilin: protein MTGKLRAVSSVISVILLVAVTVVLAAVLSVATLGLAEKLDDTAPVISQSDGEFAPQSGFDGGIVRIRHVAGDIVRVSEIEVAVSADCGSDGTEKHGRLVNLPVKSGDRPQSDNIEGDDIFDESTGSLTERGADDTGALVTDEFRPGDVIVFRIAGGDCDLQPGDTVTVRVVHTPSNAVIIQQQLTA from the coding sequence GTGACAGGTAAGTTGCGTGCTGTCTCTTCAGTTATTTCGGTTATCCTCCTCGTGGCGGTAACTGTCGTTCTCGCAGCAGTGCTGTCAGTGGCGACGCTCGGCCTCGCGGAGAAACTGGATGACACAGCGCCTGTGATCAGCCAATCAGACGGTGAGTTCGCCCCGCAGAGTGGGTTCGACGGGGGCATCGTCCGTATCAGGCACGTTGCTGGAGATATCGTCCGCGTCTCCGAGATTGAGGTGGCCGTCAGTGCTGACTGCGGCAGCGATGGGACTGAAAAGCACGGGCGGTTAGTCAATCTCCCAGTGAAATCCGGTGACCGGCCACAGAGCGACAACATCGAGGGCGACGACATCTTTGATGAGAGCACTGGCTCGCTTACAGAGCGCGGTGCTGATGATACCGGGGCTCTGGTTACAGACGAGTTCCGTCCCGGAGATGTGATTGTCTTCCGGATAGCGGGCGGGGACTGTGACTTGCAGCCGGGCGACACAGTGACCGTCCGAGTCGTGCACACCCCGTCAAACGCGGTTATTATCCAGCAGCAACTAACTGCGTGA
- a CDS encoding NAD-dependent epimerase/dehydratase family protein, translating into MDSVLVIGGGRFIGRHTVTEFRDAGYDVTMLTRGQRQNPFTNSDVAHIKGDRRERDTLETARERVEPDVVVDCVAYFPEDVRVATDVFADVDAYVYISSGAAYGAERTPKREGETPLAGCTAEQATTDSAETYGPRKAEGDREVFAAAEDGVRAMSVRPTVVYGPYDYTERFAYWVDRVAEYEQVVVPSDGLSLWQMAYVEDVASALRLVAERGTAGEAYNVGDEHAPTLREWVDLLARVHETDVETVGVGERELGAAGLDPDDFPIYRESPHLLSTAKLRDIGWSSTPHETALAVTVAEHRENERTGREFGPDRDTESELIDRLTE; encoded by the coding sequence ATGGACAGTGTCCTCGTCATCGGCGGCGGTCGGTTCATCGGCCGGCACACAGTCACCGAGTTCCGCGACGCAGGCTACGACGTGACAATGCTCACCCGCGGACAGCGTCAGAATCCGTTCACGAACTCCGATGTCGCTCACATCAAGGGCGACCGACGCGAGCGGGACACACTCGAAACCGCTCGCGAACGGGTCGAGCCGGACGTGGTCGTCGACTGTGTGGCATACTTTCCGGAGGATGTCCGGGTGGCGACCGACGTGTTCGCCGATGTCGATGCGTACGTGTATATCTCAAGCGGCGCGGCCTACGGCGCTGAACGGACGCCCAAGCGGGAGGGGGAGACACCGCTTGCGGGCTGTACTGCCGAGCAGGCCACAACCGACAGCGCGGAGACCTACGGGCCGCGGAAGGCCGAAGGCGATCGTGAAGTGTTCGCTGCCGCGGAGGACGGTGTGCGAGCGATGAGCGTCCGACCGACCGTCGTGTACGGGCCCTACGACTACACTGAGCGGTTCGCCTACTGGGTCGACCGCGTGGCCGAGTACGAGCAGGTCGTTGTTCCCAGTGACGGCCTCAGCCTGTGGCAGATGGCCTACGTCGAGGACGTGGCGAGCGCGCTTCGCCTCGTCGCGGAGCGAGGGACAGCCGGCGAGGCCTACAACGTCGGCGACGAGCACGCGCCGACGCTCCGGGAGTGGGTCGACCTGCTTGCCAGAGTGCACGAGACGGATGTCGAGACAGTCGGTGTCGGTGAGCGCGAACTCGGGGCCGCGGGGCTGGACCCCGACGACTTCCCTATCTACCGCGAGTCACCGCATCTGCTATCGACGGCGAAGCTCCGCGACATAGGCTGGTCATCGACGCCCCACGAGACGGCACTGGCCGTAACCGTCGCCGAGCACCGGGAGAACGAGCGAACCGGCCGTGAGTTCGGGCCTGACCGGGACACGGAATCAGAGCTTATCGACCGCCTAACCGAATGA
- a CDS encoding TrmB family transcriptional regulator, translated as MPDSTRQPSETLRDRLQQYGLSRTEAETYLAVVEKGPATARTVAETAGISKSYVYDICGSLAADGFVTVDDHRTPTIIRATPPSEAFGALKRELDTLETAVQTRYEDTSAENNTFEVVKSRPTIVKRLEQHIEAADCEVILQIPARRLPDIREPLRRAQERGILVLLTLSSYDRATMELDLEEIANAVRIGLDGAPSLLATDQQRGFVSPSTMLSWDHDETNAITFTQEAVAAVLVGSYLGNYWPIGEEVLVSQPPTLPARYDMFRPVVFTTTLALRAGESVVADLYARQTGSDDDFEVISGEVIDVRQNLVEPHNSDFGFENSLVVDIGDGRITVGGYGAFLEDYEVKHTTLRRT; from the coding sequence ATGCCTGACTCCACACGCCAACCCAGCGAGACCCTTCGGGACCGACTCCAGCAGTATGGCCTCTCCAGGACAGAGGCAGAAACGTACCTCGCCGTCGTCGAAAAGGGGCCAGCAACAGCCCGAACAGTGGCCGAAACAGCAGGGATATCCAAGAGCTACGTGTACGACATCTGTGGTTCGCTGGCCGCGGACGGCTTTGTCACCGTCGACGACCATCGGACACCGACGATCATCCGTGCGACACCCCCGTCAGAGGCTTTTGGCGCGCTGAAACGCGAACTCGACACGCTGGAGACAGCGGTACAGACCCGGTACGAGGACACTTCGGCCGAGAATAACACTTTCGAGGTGGTCAAGTCCCGACCGACTATCGTCAAACGGCTGGAGCAACACATCGAAGCCGCCGACTGCGAGGTTATTCTGCAGATCCCGGCCCGGCGGCTCCCCGATATCCGCGAACCGCTCCGTCGTGCCCAGGAACGGGGCATCCTCGTGCTCCTAACGCTGTCGAGTTACGACAGGGCGACGATGGAGTTAGACCTAGAGGAGATCGCCAACGCCGTCCGAATCGGCCTCGATGGCGCGCCTTCGTTGCTTGCGACGGACCAGCAGCGCGGGTTCGTCTCTCCGTCGACAATGCTCAGCTGGGATCACGACGAGACGAACGCGATCACGTTTACGCAGGAGGCAGTTGCGGCTGTGTTAGTCGGTTCCTACCTGGGCAATTATTGGCCGATAGGCGAAGAGGTCCTCGTGTCGCAACCTCCGACACTCCCGGCTCGGTACGATATGTTCCGTCCCGTCGTGTTCACGACCACACTCGCACTCCGGGCTGGTGAGTCCGTCGTCGCCGACCTGTACGCGCGGCAGACGGGCTCCGACGACGACTTCGAAGTGATATCCGGCGAGGTGATCGACGTCCGACAGAACCTCGTTGAGCCGCACAATAGCGATTTCGGGTTCGAGAACTCGCTGGTCGTCGACATCGGAGACGGCCGCATCACCGTCGGCGGATACGGTGCGTTCTTAGAGGACTACGAGGTCAAGCACACGACGCTACGCCGGACGTAG